The Roseibaca calidilacus genome has a window encoding:
- the lptF gene encoding LPS export ABC transporter permease LptF: protein MSRIDRYLLAQLLSVFAFFTLVLVAVYWVNRAARLFDAVVGDGQSFWVFLELSALTLPNVFRVVLPLSAFAAAVYVAIRMTRDNEMVVLQGTGISFTRLLRPVAVFGLIVALMLGALMHVLSPMSRAQLAERQVAIAGNISARLLRAGEFLQPADGIVVFIREISEDGTLNDVFLSDSRAAERRVDYNAKQALLVTVTGSAVLVMLDGVALAYEGSNGRLTTLGFDELTYDIGALIAPGGRRVDVVELPTATLLGVNAAARAALGVTLAEVRFELASRVAQPLLAVITALVGFTALFLGQFSRLGAWRQVLAAIMVLIVIQLLANATAGVALRRAELAALAFTPVVAGLAVVGAMLWSATRRKGRL, encoded by the coding sequence GTGAGCCGCATTGACCGATATCTGCTGGCACAGCTTCTGTCTGTCTTCGCGTTTTTCACGCTGGTTCTGGTGGCGGTCTATTGGGTGAACCGCGCGGCCCGCCTGTTCGACGCGGTGGTGGGGGACGGGCAAAGTTTCTGGGTGTTTCTGGAACTTTCGGCGCTGACCTTGCCCAATGTGTTCCGCGTGGTGTTGCCGCTATCGGCCTTTGCGGCTGCGGTCTATGTGGCGATCCGCATGACCCGCGACAATGAAATGGTGGTGCTGCAAGGCACCGGCATTTCCTTTACGCGGCTGTTGCGCCCGGTTGCCGTGTTCGGGCTGATCGTGGCCCTTATGCTGGGTGCGCTGATGCATGTGCTCAGCCCCATGTCGCGCGCGCAGTTGGCCGAACGGCAGGTGGCCATCGCGGGCAATATCAGCGCGCGGCTGCTCCGCGCGGGAGAGTTCCTGCAACCCGCCGATGGCATCGTGGTGTTCATCCGAGAGATCTCCGAGGATGGCACGCTGAACGATGTTTTCCTGTCGGATTCGCGCGCGGCCGAGCGCCGGGTGGACTATAACGCCAAACAGGCCCTGCTTGTCACCGTTACCGGCAGTGCCGTGCTGGTCATGCTGGATGGCGTGGCGCTTGCCTATGAAGGGTCCAACGGGCGGCTGACAACGCTGGGTTTTGATGAATTGACCTATGACATCGGCGCGCTGATCGCCCCCGGCGGGCGGCGGGTTGATGTGGTGGAATTGCCCACGGCAACGCTTTTGGGGGTCAATGCCGCCGCGCGCGCGGCGCTGGGCGTTACGCTGGCAGAGGTGCGGTTTGAATTGGCCTCGCGCGTGGCGCAGCCGCTCTTGGCGGTCATCACGGCCTTGGTCGGGTTCACGGCGCTGTTTCTGGGGCAATTCAGCCGCCTTGGCGCGTGGCGGCAGGTTTTGGCGGCAATTATGGTTTTGATCGTCATTCAGCTTTTGGCCAATGCCACCGCCGGGGTCGCGTTGCGCCGGGCAGAGCTTGCGGCATTGGCCTTTACGCCGGTGGTGGCCGGTTTGGCGGTGGTCGGCGCCATGCTCTGGAGCGCGACGCGGCGAAAGGGGCGACTATGA
- a CDS encoding cytochrome P450, translating into MQDIAAFDLANPPPGFLDNPFPTYAALLRGAPVLRLRDGSVLLSRHADLDRVYRDTVRFSSDKRAMFAPIFGRDAPLYTHHTNSLVFNDPPLHTRVRRIMASALTPRAIARMEPGLVATVDRLLDRMEHRVDLIEDFAAAIPVEIIGNLLDVPLSERGPLRDWSLAILGALEPAPGPEVLARGNRAVAEFTAYLQGLVARRRAAPGDPEVDVLTRLIHGTREGETLSETELLQNCIFILNAGHETTTNLIGNTLALLEDFPDQRARLLDDPDLIGPAIEESLRYLSPNQFGNRQAVEDVEIGGVGVAAGTVLHLCIGAANRDPAVFDAPDRFDIARKPNRHLAFAGGPHVCVGLTLARLEGKVAVSRFLQRFPSYRLEDARIAGGRIRFRGYARLEGVVG; encoded by the coding sequence ATGCAGGACATCGCCGCATTCGATTTGGCCAATCCGCCGCCGGGCTTTCTGGACAATCCGTTCCCGACCTATGCGGCCTTGTTGCGGGGCGCACCCGTGTTGCGGCTGCGCGACGGGTCGGTGCTGCTGTCGCGCCATGCCGATCTGGACCGCGTGTATCGCGACACGGTGCGGTTTTCCTCTGACAAGCGCGCCATGTTCGCGCCGATCTTTGGGCGGGATGCCCCGCTCTATACCCATCACACCAATTCGCTGGTGTTCAACGACCCGCCTTTGCACACGCGGGTGCGCCGGATCATGGCCTCTGCGCTGACGCCGCGCGCGATTGCGCGGATGGAGCCGGGGCTGGTGGCAACCGTGGACCGCTTGCTGGACCGGATGGAGCATCGGGTGGACCTGATCGAAGATTTCGCCGCCGCCATCCCGGTCGAGATTATCGGCAACCTGCTGGATGTGCCGCTGTCAGAGCGCGGCCCTTTGCGCGACTGGTCGCTGGCGATCTTGGGCGCGCTGGAACCCGCGCCGGGGCCAGAGGTGCTGGCGCGCGGCAACCGGGCGGTGGCGGAATTCACCGCCTATCTGCAAGGGCTGGTCGCGCGGCGGCGCGCAGCCCCCGGCGACCCGGAAGTGGATGTGCTGACCCGGTTGATCCACGGCACGCGCGAGGGCGAGACGCTGTCGGAAACAGAGCTGTTGCAGAATTGCATTTTCATCCTGAACGCGGGGCATGAGACGACGACCAACCTGATCGGCAACACTTTGGCCTTGTTGGAAGATTTCCCCGACCAGCGCGCGCGGCTGCTGGACGACCCCGACCTGATCGGCCCCGCGATAGAGGAAAGCCTGCGGTATCTGTCGCCCAACCAATTCGGCAACAGGCAGGCGGTCGAGGATGTCGAGATCGGCGGCGTCGGGGTCGCGGCGGGGACGGTGCTGCACCTGTGCATCGGGGCGGCGAACCGCGACCCTGCGGTGTTCGACGCGCCCGACCGCTTCGACATTGCCCGCAAACCGAACCGGCATCTGGCTTTTGCCGGCGGCCCGCATGTCTGCGTGGGGCTGACACTGGCGCGGCTGGAAGGGAAAGTGGCCGTCAGCCGGTTTTTGCAACGCTTCCCCAGCTACCGGCTGGAGGACGCACGGATTGCGGGCGGGCGGATACGGTTTCGGGGGTATGCGCGGTTGGAGGGGGTGGTGGGGTGA
- a CDS encoding MmcQ/YjbR family DNA-binding protein has protein sequence MLWNDAVTLAMKWPEVSEATSYGEPSLKIRKRLLARHRLDDDTIVLLDVPAEERAHLIEIMPEVFFCEPHYHGHEIVLAYLEHAPVDVIERLLERRWRNSASKRSVTNFKNRTAQ, from the coding sequence ATGCTTTGGAATGATGCTGTAACGCTTGCAATGAAATGGCCGGAAGTCAGCGAGGCGACGTCCTATGGCGAGCCGTCACTGAAAATCCGCAAGCGACTGCTGGCAAGGCACCGTCTCGACGACGACACCATTGTCCTTCTTGACGTCCCGGCAGAGGAACGCGCGCACCTGATAGAGATCATGCCAGAGGTATTCTTTTGCGAACCACACTACCACGGCCATGAAATTGTGCTGGCTTATCTCGAACATGCACCGGTTGATGTCATTGAACGGCTTTTAGAGCGGAGGTGGAGAAACTCCGCAAGCAAGCGTTCGGTCACCAATTTCAAAAACCGAACTGCGCAATAA
- the lptG gene encoding LPS export ABC transporter permease LptG — translation MILARYFLRRLLGTAAMVSGVFLGMILLLDMVEQLRRLSGQDAGFGAVLRLSLLNTPEAFYEIAPLVMMLAALWLGLGWSRSSEFVVIRAAGRSVPRLLLVPGLVLLLAASGFVALMNPLVASSVREYQRSLAALQGGSGAVVALAGDELWLRQADRLGQTVIHARRAEDTGTVLFDASFFVFHAERGLSVRLQADRADLRPGSWRLSGVKRWRLSDLNPEAQATTLSSLAIATDLTPEKIRDSFAQARTVPLFQLPGFIATLERAGFSALEHRMRLHMELALPVLLTGMMLLALALSIHHARAGGVGIRALVTILSGFTLFFLRNFAQVLGETGQIPVLLAAWGLPVATMLLAMGVMLNQEEY, via the coding sequence ATGATCCTTGCGCGGTATTTCCTGCGTCGTCTGCTGGGCACGGCGGCCATGGTCTCTGGGGTGTTTCTGGGCATGATCCTGCTGCTGGACATGGTCGAGCAATTGCGCCGCCTGTCAGGACAGGATGCAGGCTTCGGGGCTGTCTTGCGCCTGTCGCTGTTGAACACGCCAGAGGCGTTTTATGAAATCGCGCCCTTGGTCATGATGCTGGCCGCGCTGTGGCTGGGGCTGGGTTGGTCGCGCAGTTCGGAATTCGTGGTCATCCGTGCGGCGGGCCGGTCTGTCCCGCGTCTGCTGCTTGTGCCGGGGCTGGTGCTGCTGCTGGCGGCGTCGGGCTTTGTCGCGCTGATGAACCCGCTGGTGGCCAGTTCCGTGCGGGAATACCAGCGCAGCTTGGCCGCGCTTCAGGGCGGCAGTGGCGCTGTGGTGGCCTTGGCAGGCGATGAGCTGTGGCTGCGGCAGGCCGACCGGCTGGGTCAGACCGTGATCCACGCGCGCCGCGCCGAAGACACCGGAACCGTTCTGTTCGATGCCAGCTTTTTCGTGTTTCACGCCGAGCGCGGCTTGTCGGTGCGGCTGCAAGCCGACCGGGCCGATCTGCGCCCCGGATCGTGGCGGCTATCTGGTGTGAAGCGTTGGCGCTTGTCCGACCTGAATCCCGAAGCACAAGCGACCACCTTGTCCAGCCTTGCCATTGCAACTGACCTTACGCCCGAGAAAATCCGCGACAGCTTTGCGCAGGCGCGCACCGTTCCGCTGTTCCAGCTTCCCGGTTTCATCGCCACGTTAGAGCGCGCGGGGTTTTCAGCGCTCGAACACCGGATGCGGTTGCATATGGAACTGGCGCTTCCAGTGTTGCTGACGGGCATGATGTTGTTGGCCTTGGCGCTCAGCATACATCATGCGCGCGCGGGCGGGGTCGGAATTCGGGCGCTTGTCACGATTCTCTCTGGATTTACACTGTTCTTTTTGCGTAACTTCGCACAGGTCTTGGGGGAGACCGGGCAGATTCCCGTGTTGCTCGCGGCATGGGGATTGCCAGTTGCCACGATGCTGCTTGCCATGGGTGTGATGCTGAATCAGGAAGAATATTGA
- a CDS encoding 2-isopropylmalate synthase, with amino-acid sequence MAFNSALPRALVAALIMSTTGLAPAIAQTDGVLTRQYEDGGVYEGEFRDGLQHGQGTYRLPNGFEYSGEWLDGQITGEGVARYPSGAVYEGSFVAGRPEGQGMMTFADGSTYEGDWVAGAITGQGRRVFANGAVYEGAMVNGEPEGEGTLTREDGYAYTGTWVAGAREGQGRITYPDGAVYEGEMLADLRHGTGTLTRPDGLRYEGEWQEGALHGQGVLTQANGDVYTGAFENGLRQGAATVQQADGLIFEGQFVADQREGPGKLTGPEGYLYEGTWVAGQIAGDGRLVQPDGSEYVGQFRAGLPDGQGRITYADGATYDGAWRDGQFHGQGSATFADGSSYDGEHVQGLAEGQGTMTFADGRVYTGTLLGGELHGEGEMTYPDGSVYTGQFVEGLRDGQGRIELADGFVYEGEWLAGEITGTGVATYATGDVYEGEFVNGQRNGSGVLRYATGEVLSGDWEDGVMTVRDGE; translated from the coding sequence ATGGCTTTCAACTCTGCCCTGCCGCGCGCGCTGGTCGCTGCGCTTATTATGTCCACGACTGGCCTTGCACCTGCCATTGCCCAGACCGATGGCGTTCTGACGCGCCAATACGAGGATGGCGGCGTCTATGAGGGGGAATTCCGCGACGGGCTGCAACATGGCCAAGGCACCTACCGACTGCCCAATGGGTTCGAGTATTCGGGCGAATGGTTGGATGGGCAGATCACCGGCGAGGGTGTTGCGCGCTACCCTTCGGGTGCCGTCTACGAGGGCAGCTTTGTCGCTGGCCGGCCCGAAGGTCAGGGCATGATGACCTTTGCCGACGGGTCCACCTATGAAGGGGACTGGGTGGCCGGTGCGATCACCGGGCAAGGCCGCCGGGTCTTTGCCAATGGCGCGGTCTATGAAGGCGCGATGGTCAATGGTGAACCCGAAGGCGAAGGCACTCTGACCCGTGAAGATGGCTATGCCTATACCGGCACTTGGGTCGCCGGTGCGCGCGAAGGGCAAGGCCGCATCACCTATCCCGATGGCGCTGTCTATGAGGGAGAGATGCTGGCCGATCTGCGCCATGGCACCGGCACGCTGACCCGCCCGGATGGCCTGCGCTATGAAGGAGAGTGGCAAGAGGGCGCGCTGCACGGGCAAGGCGTGCTGACGCAGGCCAATGGCGATGTCTATACCGGCGCGTTCGAAAACGGCCTGCGCCAAGGCGCGGCCACCGTGCAACAAGCCGATGGGCTGATTTTTGAAGGCCAATTCGTGGCCGACCAGCGCGAAGGGCCGGGCAAGCTGACCGGGCCAGAGGGCTACCTTTACGAAGGCACTTGGGTCGCGGGCCAGATCGCGGGCGACGGGCGGCTGGTGCAGCCCGACGGGTCCGAGTATGTCGGCCAGTTCCGCGCGGGCCTGCCCGATGGGCAAGGCCGCATCACCTATGCCGATGGCGCGACCTATGACGGCGCGTGGCGCGATGGGCAGTTCCACGGGCAAGGCAGCGCCACCTTCGCGGATGGCTCCAGCTATGACGGCGAACATGTGCAAGGGCTGGCCGAAGGGCAGGGCACCATGACCTTCGCCGATGGCCGCGTTTATACCGGAACACTCTTGGGCGGTGAATTGCACGGCGAGGGCGAGATGACCTATCCGGACGGGTCGGTCTATACCGGCCAATTCGTCGAAGGGCTGCGCGATGGGCAGGGGCGCATCGAACTGGCGGATGGCTTTGTCTATGAAGGCGAATGGCTGGCAGGAGAGATCACCGGCACCGGCGTTGCGACCTATGCGACAGGCGATGTCTATGAGGGCGAATTCGTGAATGGCCAACGCAATGGCAGCGGCGTGCTACGCTACGCGACCGGCGAAGTGCTGTCGGGCGACTGGGAAGACGGGGTGATGACGGTGCGGGATGGGGAGTGA
- the ftsY gene encoding signal recognition particle-docking protein FtsY — MSFFKKLKDRMFKSSSKLKDGLDALVEDGAEHDAPKPEPGLLGRVMGTAPRRVLDDDMLEQLEDLLIAADMGVETAGRVTANLAEGRFGRKLSVPEIKSALAAEIARIMDPVAKPLPLYPARPQVVLVVGVNGAGKTTTIGKLASQFRAAGKSVMIAAGDTFRAAAVEQLQVWGQRAGVPVMTAPEGSDPASLAHDALVRARAEGVDLLMIDTAGRLQNRTDLMEELAKILRVLRKLDPDAPHNTLLVLDATTGQNALNQVEIFRKLADVSGLVMTKLDGTARGGVLVALADRFGLPIHAIGVGEQIDDLQAFDPEEFAQALVGGELTGADAD, encoded by the coding sequence ATGTCGTTTTTCAAAAAACTCAAAGATCGTATGTTCAAGTCTTCCTCGAAGCTGAAGGACGGGCTGGATGCGCTGGTCGAAGACGGCGCCGAGCACGACGCCCCCAAGCCCGAGCCGGGGCTTCTGGGCCGGGTCATGGGCACGGCCCCGCGCCGGGTGCTGGATGACGACATGCTAGAGCAGTTGGAAGACCTGCTGATCGCCGCTGATATGGGCGTAGAGACGGCGGGCCGCGTAACTGCGAACCTTGCCGAGGGGCGGTTCGGGCGCAAACTGTCAGTGCCAGAGATAAAATCCGCGTTGGCCGCCGAAATCGCCCGCATCATGGACCCCGTGGCCAAGCCCCTGCCGCTTTACCCCGCGCGCCCGCAGGTGGTGCTGGTGGTGGGCGTGAACGGTGCGGGCAAGACCACGACCATCGGCAAGCTGGCCAGCCAGTTCCGCGCGGCGGGCAAATCGGTAATGATCGCGGCGGGCGACACGTTTCGCGCCGCCGCCGTCGAGCAGTTGCAAGTCTGGGGGCAGCGCGCCGGCGTGCCGGTGATGACCGCGCCCGAAGGGTCCGACCCGGCCAGCTTGGCGCATGACGCGCTTGTCCGCGCGCGGGCCGAGGGCGTGGATTTGCTGATGATCGACACCGCCGGGCGGCTGCAAAACCGCACCGACCTGATGGAAGAGTTGGCGAAAATACTGCGCGTGCTGCGCAAGCTGGACCCGGACGCGCCGCATAACACGCTGCTGGTGCTGGACGCGACAACAGGCCAGAACGCGCTGAACCAGGTCGAGATTTTCCGCAAATTGGCCGATGTGTCTGGGCTGGTCATGACCAAGCTGGACGGCACGGCGCGCGGTGGTGTGCTGGTGGCCTTGGCCGACCGCTTTGGGCTGCCCATTCACGCCATCGGGGTGGGAGAGCAGATTGACGATCTGCAAGCCTTCGACCCGGAAGAATTCGCGCAAGCCCTTGTCGGCGGCGAGTTAACCGGCGCGGACGCCGACTAA
- a CDS encoding LPS-assembly protein LptD — protein MGAWSLLPRCGGLGRVLACVLGLGVTGPAVLMPAAAQEQDGFATLLADRLFLAGPNRLIAEGNVEAVLDQTRLTAERVVYDRATGAMQITGPLVLTEGTSTVLLADSADLREGLRLGLIRSARVVMEQQLQIAAHSVERRSERFTEMNNVIASACEICPDTETPLWEVRANRVVHDAEERQLYFEGARFSMFGLPVAYIPRLRVPDPSLERTTGFLSPSFSLDTDHGFGLRAPYFIALSSDKDLTLTPFLGTKGTYALEARYRQAFSNGLLELGGLVARDSIRRGEFRGMVYAEGDFAMPRGYELSFNIIHPSDDNLLEDYDQGEPRLTSDITLERVRRDERIRVQALQFRSLRINDVNDTLPNSVGQGLYDRRFDMPVLGGVGRIRLEGEGYARRAPISTGPIADRDPKRVARFSADLGWRRDTVLPGGVLGAVGVNLGLDHFRIAPAASGFAPTTTRLRPSVMAELRWPLVRTTNGGASHVIEPVAQVIWSNDRLYGLPNATSRMPELDEGNLFSFDRFAGGDAREAGLRANLGLSWTRYDPDGWSSTITLGRIIRERDLNQFSTDSPLAGRNSDWLLAASVDTAAGLTLSSRSLFSSDFDLTRSAIELDWTTDDFSISTSYMRIQADPFENRAETASEWSFDGARALDENWTARVGWRYDVAQKRAARTVVGLDYENECLRMAMQVEREYSATTNANSTRLGLSVDILGIGGNPSRARKSCSDGS, from the coding sequence ATGGGCGCTTGGTCGCTCCTGCCTCGGTGCGGCGGCCTTGGTCGCGTGCTGGCCTGTGTGCTGGGGCTTGGGGTGACTGGTCCGGCTGTGCTTATGCCGGCGGCTGCGCAAGAACAGGACGGGTTTGCAACGCTACTGGCGGACCGCTTGTTTCTTGCTGGTCCAAACCGCCTGATTGCAGAGGGCAATGTCGAAGCCGTCCTAGATCAGACGCGATTGACCGCCGAACGGGTTGTCTATGATCGCGCGACCGGGGCCATGCAGATCACTGGTCCCTTGGTGCTGACCGAAGGCACCAGCACCGTCTTGCTGGCCGATAGCGCAGACCTGCGCGAAGGCTTGCGGCTGGGGCTTATCCGTTCCGCGCGGGTCGTGATGGAGCAGCAACTTCAGATCGCGGCGCATTCGGTCGAACGGCGTTCCGAGCGGTTCACAGAGATGAACAATGTCATCGCCTCTGCCTGCGAAATCTGCCCCGACACCGAAACGCCCTTGTGGGAAGTGCGGGCCAATCGCGTGGTGCATGATGCCGAAGAACGCCAGCTATATTTCGAAGGCGCGCGGTTTAGCATGTTCGGCCTGCCCGTGGCCTACATCCCGCGCCTGCGCGTGCCCGATCCCAGCCTAGAGCGGACGACCGGCTTTCTTAGCCCTAGTTTTTCGTTGGATACGGATCACGGGTTCGGCTTGCGCGCGCCGTATTTCATTGCCCTATCCAGCGACAAGGATCTGACGCTGACGCCGTTTTTGGGCACCAAGGGAACCTACGCTTTGGAAGCGCGCTACCGGCAGGCATTTTCCAACGGCTTGCTAGAGCTTGGCGGACTGGTCGCGCGCGATTCCATCCGCCGCGGCGAATTTCGCGGAATGGTCTATGCCGAGGGCGATTTCGCAATGCCGCGCGGCTATGAGTTGAGCTTCAACATTATCCATCCGTCAGATGACAACCTGCTGGAAGATTACGACCAAGGAGAGCCGCGGCTGACCAGCGACATTACGCTGGAACGGGTGCGCCGCGACGAACGTATCCGGGTGCAAGCTCTGCAATTCCGGTCGCTGCGCATTAACGATGTGAACGACACGCTACCCAATAGCGTGGGGCAGGGCCTGTATGACCGGCGCTTCGATATGCCGGTTCTGGGCGGTGTGGGCCGCATCCGGCTGGAAGGCGAGGGCTATGCGCGCCGCGCGCCCATTTCAACCGGCCCAATCGCCGACCGTGATCCCAAACGCGTTGCCCGATTCTCTGCCGATCTGGGCTGGCGGCGCGATACCGTGCTGCCCGGCGGCGTTTTGGGGGCCGTGGGGGTCAATCTGGGCCTTGACCATTTCCGCATTGCTCCGGCTGCAAGCGGCTTTGCCCCCACCACCACACGCCTGCGCCCATCGGTCATGGCCGAATTGCGCTGGCCCTTGGTGCGGACAACGAACGGCGGGGCCAGCCATGTGATCGAACCGGTCGCGCAAGTGATCTGGAGCAATGATCGGCTCTATGGCCTGCCCAACGCCACCAGCCGAATGCCCGAACTAGACGAGGGCAACCTGTTCAGCTTCGACCGTTTCGCGGGCGGCGACGCGCGCGAAGCCGGGCTGCGCGCCAATCTGGGCCTAAGCTGGACACGCTATGACCCCGATGGCTGGTCCAGCACCATCACCTTGGGGCGGATTATCCGCGAGCGCGACCTGAACCAGTTTTCCACGGATTCGCCGCTTGCAGGGCGCAACTCGGACTGGCTGCTGGCGGCCAGTGTCGACACGGCGGCCGGGCTGACCCTGTCCAGCCGGTCGCTGTTTTCGAGTGATTTCGACCTGACGCGCAGCGCGATCGAGTTGGATTGGACGACGGATGATTTCAGCATCTCGACCAGCTATATGCGCATTCAGGCGGACCCGTTTGAAAACCGCGCCGAAACGGCATCGGAATGGAGCTTTGACGGTGCCCGCGCCTTGGACGAGAATTGGACCGCGCGCGTTGGTTGGCGCTATGATGTCGCGCAAAAACGTGCGGCGCGCACCGTTGTCGGGCTGGATTATGAAAATGAGTGCCTGCGCATGGCCATGCAGGTCGAGCGCGAGTATTCAGCCACCACCAATGCGAATTCAACGCGTCTTGGTCTGTCGGTCGATATTCTGGGGATCGGCGGAAACCCGTCGCGCGCCAGAAAAAGTTGCTCTGATGGCTCTTAG
- a CDS encoding VOC family protein has protein sequence MTWKPKNYSTISPYLMVRDAEKTLQFMEAVFAATRLRLHPRENGPGVAHAEARIDDSIIMMGEVPDASEAHIHVYVPNAEETFAKAVAEGGKVVQDLTRSGDGDYRGGIADGNGIVWWISTQEEYRN, from the coding sequence ATGACTTGGAAACCAAAAAACTATTCGACCATCAGCCCCTACCTCATGGTGCGCGACGCGGAAAAGACCCTTCAGTTCATGGAAGCTGTGTTCGCGGCGACGCGTTTGCGCCTGCACCCTCGGGAAAATGGGCCAGGCGTGGCACATGCCGAAGCCCGGATAGATGACAGCATCATCATGATGGGCGAGGTGCCCGACGCCAGTGAAGCACACATTCACGTTTATGTCCCGAACGCGGAGGAGACCTTTGCAAAGGCAGTGGCCGAAGGTGGGAAAGTGGTCCAAGACCTCACTCGCTCAGGGGATGGGGACTATCGCGGTGGGATCGCTGACGGGAATGGCATCGTCTGGTGGATTTCTACGCAAGAAGAATATCGGAACTAG
- a CDS encoding peptidylprolyl isomerase, with product MPDTLSFRASLIGLALVVLAVFQIAAGPALAQSPFSAVRKVGDRVITEYDVSQRIAFLELLNASATDIRAEAISRLTAEAVQRNHARRMGVRVTPDELVEGMAEFAGRADLETEAFIAELADGGVDRESFEAFVEVGLLWRKIVGPELGPTTNVTATEIARARDVAAIRGTKRVLISEIFLPADPQYADPVAQIVGLIENARSIEEFSQIAREYSLAGSRERGGRLDWVALEQLPGQIGGPIGAAEPGQIVGPIELSGAIAFFQLRAVDSTRDIPAERVKLTYKRLLLPGGRSPETLATYADIRDRVQHCDGLDPYAAGLPDGSITDHEALMQSIPQSDAVELARLDRFETSANTVEGDNLVVLMLCRRELEQDPRPRDSQIENSLFNDRLSARSDIMLDELIADTVIVDY from the coding sequence ATGCCTGACACATTGTCTTTTCGCGCCAGCCTGATCGGCCTTGCCCTTGTCGTGCTGGCTGTGTTCCAGATTGCAGCGGGCCCCGCATTGGCCCAAAGCCCGTTTTCGGCGGTGCGCAAGGTCGGGGATCGGGTTATCACCGAATATGACGTGTCACAGCGCATCGCATTCCTTGAATTGCTGAATGCCAGCGCCACCGATATCCGTGCAGAGGCGATTTCGCGCCTGACCGCAGAGGCCGTGCAGCGTAACCACGCGCGCCGCATGGGCGTGCGGGTGACACCCGATGAATTGGTCGAAGGCATGGCCGAATTTGCCGGCCGTGCCGATTTGGAAACCGAAGCCTTCATCGCAGAGCTTGCAGACGGCGGTGTGGACCGCGAGTCGTTCGAGGCCTTTGTCGAGGTGGGGCTGTTGTGGCGCAAGATCGTGGGGCCAGAGCTTGGCCCAACCACTAACGTGACCGCCACAGAGATTGCCCGCGCGCGCGATGTCGCCGCAATTCGGGGCACGAAGCGGGTTTTGATTTCCGAGATATTTCTGCCCGCAGACCCGCAATACGCAGATCCGGTCGCGCAAATCGTGGGGCTGATCGAGAATGCGCGCAGCATTGAAGAGTTTTCGCAAATTGCGCGGGAATATTCGCTGGCAGGCAGCCGAGAGCGCGGGGGGCGGCTGGATTGGGTGGCGCTGGAGCAGTTGCCCGGACAGATCGGCGGCCCGATTGGTGCCGCAGAGCCGGGCCAGATTGTTGGCCCGATCGAATTGAGCGGTGCGATTGCTTTCTTCCAGTTGCGCGCAGTCGATAGCACGCGCGACATTCCGGCGGAGCGGGTGAAGCTGACCTACAAGCGCCTGCTTCTGCCCGGTGGCCGCAGCCCGGAAACGCTGGCGACCTATGCCGATATCCGTGACCGCGTGCAGCATTGCGACGGTCTGGACCCTTATGCCGCGGGCCTGCCAGATGGGTCCATCACCGACCACGAGGCGCTGATGCAGTCCATCCCGCAAAGCGACGCGGTGGAACTGGCGCGGCTGGACCGGTTTGAGACATCGGCGAACACGGTCGAAGGCGACAATCTGGTCGTTCTGATGCTTTGCCGCCGCGAGCTGGAACAAGACCCACGCCCAAGAGATAGCCAGATCGAGAACAGCCTGTTCAACGACCGGCTGAGCGCGCGCTCTGACATAATGCTGGATGAATTGATCGCCGACACGGTTATTGTCGATTACTGA